A genomic segment from Polyangium mundeleinium encodes:
- a CDS encoding acyl-CoA dehydrogenase family protein, producing MDFDLTDEQKRFQEAARALAARDLAPRAAEIDHDARLPEGHARTLGDAGLLGLTIPAEHGGSGGDLVALALVIEEIAAACASSAAIAGTHVALVARTLLHAGSDAQKQKHLAPLARGASLGAAAMPDPAEPASLFAEPSADGGFVLDGEAGPVILGPAADVFLVFAATNRAPNDPRLVALLVPKGAPGLDVVPAEAGVGRRAAGVALLRARGVRVDAADVIGAAGEGQAIATAALEDARIAVAAEAIGVARAAFEKAAAHVKGTQDRVKTPGLLGVQAQLADMSVEIEAARLLVLRAAHLADRGAPSSAERSIGKLFASEMSTRVAHRAMDILGARGGGASEGLGRHFRDARTTELVEESSGTQRSIIAQTMLKA from the coding sequence ATGGACTTCGACCTCACCGACGAGCAAAAGCGTTTCCAGGAAGCCGCGCGCGCCCTCGCCGCGCGTGATCTCGCGCCGCGGGCCGCCGAGATCGATCACGACGCGCGCCTCCCCGAGGGACACGCGCGAACGCTCGGCGACGCGGGCCTGCTCGGCCTCACGATCCCCGCGGAGCACGGCGGATCCGGCGGTGACCTCGTCGCGCTCGCGCTCGTGATCGAGGAGATCGCCGCGGCGTGCGCGAGTTCGGCGGCGATCGCGGGCACACACGTGGCGCTCGTCGCGCGCACGCTCCTCCACGCGGGCAGCGACGCGCAAAAACAGAAGCACCTAGCCCCGCTCGCGCGCGGCGCCTCGCTCGGCGCGGCCGCGATGCCCGATCCCGCGGAGCCCGCTTCCCTCTTCGCCGAGCCCAGCGCCGACGGTGGGTTCGTCCTCGATGGCGAAGCAGGCCCTGTGATCCTCGGCCCCGCGGCAGACGTTTTCCTGGTGTTTGCGGCGACAAACCGCGCCCCGAACGATCCACGCCTCGTCGCGCTCCTCGTCCCGAAGGGTGCACCAGGGCTCGACGTCGTGCCCGCGGAGGCGGGCGTGGGCCGGCGCGCGGCAGGCGTGGCCCTGCTGCGCGCGCGCGGCGTTCGTGTCGACGCGGCCGACGTGATCGGCGCGGCGGGCGAGGGACAGGCGATCGCCACGGCGGCGCTCGAAGACGCGCGGATCGCCGTCGCGGCGGAGGCGATCGGCGTCGCGCGCGCGGCCTTCGAGAAGGCGGCGGCGCACGTGAAGGGCACGCAGGATCGCGTGAAGACGCCGGGCCTGCTCGGTGTGCAGGCGCAGCTCGCCGACATGTCCGTCGAGATCGAGGCCGCGCGCCTGCTCGTGCTGCGCGCCGCGCACCTCGCGGATCGCGGCGCGCCTTCCTCGGCCGAGCGATCCATCGGAAAGCTCTTCGCCTCCGAGATGTCGACCCGCGTCGCGCACCGAGCCATGGACATCCTCGGCGCGCGCGGCGGAGGCGCGAGCGAGGGCCTCGGACGTCATTTCCGCGACGCGCGCACCACCGAGCTCGTCGAGGAGAGCAGCGGAACGCAGCGATCGATCATCGCGCAAACCATGTTGAAGGCATGA
- a CDS encoding serine/threonine-protein kinase produces the protein MTSNASPHASPATAVAPGTLLAQKYRVERVLGQGGMGYVVEARHVALDERVALKFLLPEYAQHPEASARFQREARAAVKIKSEHVARVLDVATLENGAPYMVMEFLDGRDLARQLKDGVLAVPDAIDYILQACEAIAEAHSYGIVHRDLKPANLFLASRRDGSPLVKLLDFGISKMQGAPGDHALTRTATAMGSALYMSPEQMQETRGVDHRTDIYSLGITLFELIAGTQPFYAETLPNLCAAVLTGTPRPLRDFRPDLSADLAARMERAYERDKNQRYQSIAEFAVALAPYAPLRSQSTLDRVARMAGLPPPAVGAPGESPRLPSQPTLPAMQAPDARGIAEWTEVPSTEPLRNSGRRNSVISSTLASTPPPAEVAAQTAHKTMPLPVQIASAPELPPPGTTTGPTILALGQTPPLDVIEPDLSRIEADLYTGPRSAHAAAAFASAARTRPPSPDAGRSFLFVALGLGALIGILGGVLVFLFRSSVEASSTTPIATGVPEEAPAIPAPVITASSMSSALASTPESTAPPSGSASASPSASPSASPAEGASTSAPATPPPGPKPTSKATTAPPGTTKKNANTAFTRR, from the coding sequence GTGACGTCGAATGCGTCTCCCCATGCCTCGCCGGCCACCGCCGTCGCACCGGGCACCCTCCTCGCTCAGAAGTACCGCGTCGAGCGTGTGCTCGGGCAAGGTGGCATGGGATACGTGGTCGAGGCCCGGCACGTCGCGCTCGACGAGCGGGTCGCGCTGAAATTCCTCCTGCCCGAGTACGCGCAGCACCCCGAGGCCTCGGCGCGCTTCCAGCGCGAGGCGCGCGCCGCCGTGAAGATCAAGAGCGAGCACGTCGCCCGTGTGCTCGACGTGGCCACGCTCGAGAACGGCGCGCCGTACATGGTGATGGAGTTCCTCGACGGCCGGGACCTCGCCAGGCAGCTCAAGGACGGCGTCCTCGCGGTGCCCGACGCGATCGACTACATCCTGCAGGCCTGCGAGGCCATCGCCGAGGCGCACTCGTACGGCATCGTCCACCGCGATCTGAAGCCCGCGAACCTCTTCCTCGCGAGCCGCCGCGACGGATCGCCGCTCGTCAAGCTGCTCGACTTCGGCATCTCGAAGATGCAAGGCGCGCCGGGCGATCACGCGCTGACGCGCACGGCGACCGCGATGGGCTCGGCGCTCTACATGTCGCCCGAGCAGATGCAGGAGACACGCGGCGTCGATCACCGCACCGACATCTACTCGCTCGGCATCACGCTCTTCGAGCTCATCGCGGGCACGCAGCCCTTCTACGCGGAGACCTTGCCCAACCTCTGCGCCGCGGTGCTCACGGGCACGCCGCGCCCGCTCCGCGACTTCCGTCCCGACCTCTCGGCCGACCTCGCCGCGCGGATGGAGCGCGCCTACGAGCGCGACAAGAACCAAAGGTACCAGTCGATCGCCGAGTTTGCCGTCGCGCTCGCGCCCTACGCGCCCTTGCGCTCGCAGAGCACCCTCGACCGCGTCGCGCGGATGGCCGGTCTTCCGCCGCCCGCCGTCGGCGCGCCCGGCGAGTCCCCGCGCCTGCCCTCCCAGCCGACCTTGCCTGCGATGCAGGCGCCGGACGCGCGCGGGATCGCCGAATGGACCGAGGTCCCGAGCACGGAGCCGCTCCGCAACTCGGGGCGACGCAATTCGGTCATCAGCTCCACGCTGGCCTCCACCCCGCCGCCCGCGGAGGTCGCTGCGCAGACCGCGCACAAGACGATGCCGCTGCCGGTGCAGATCGCGTCCGCGCCGGAGCTCCCGCCGCCGGGCACGACGACCGGGCCGACCATCCTCGCGCTCGGGCAAACCCCGCCGCTCGACGTGATCGAGCCCGATCTGAGCCGCATCGAGGCCGATCTCTACACGGGCCCGCGGAGCGCGCACGCGGCCGCCGCGTTCGCCAGCGCCGCGCGGACGCGGCCGCCCTCGCCCGATGCGGGTCGATCGTTCCTGTTTGTCGCGCTCGGCCTCGGCGCGCTCATCGGGATCCTCGGCGGCGTGCTCGTGTTCCTGTTCCGATCGAGCGTCGAAGCCTCTTCCACGACGCCGATCGCCACCGGAGTGCCCGAGGAGGCGCCCGCGATCCCCGCGCCCGTGATCACGGCTTCGTCGATGTCCTCGGCGCTCGCGAGCACCCCCGAATCCACGGCCCCGCCGAGCGGCTCGGCCTCCGCGTCGCCCTCCGCGTCGCCCTCCGCGTCGCCGGCAGAAGGCGCCTCCACGAGCGCGCCCGCGACGCCTCCGCCGGGCCCGAAGCCCACGAGCAAGGCCACGACGGCGCCGCCAGGCACGACGAAGAAAAATGCAAACACCGCTTTCACGCGCCGCTAG
- a CDS encoding acyl-CoA dehydrogenase family protein: MDLEPNETEALVQRTARDYAERVIRPVAADLDRDKDIPRDILRGLADLGLMGVNVPAALGGAEAGVVAYALAMMEIARACASTAVTMSVTNMVAEVIARFGTEAQRATYVPRICAGEYAAGSFALSEPEAGSDPGSMRTVAERTEDGWVLRGQKQWITNGAWAGVFVVWARTGGPGTRGLSAFLVEGGTPGLRCGRPEDKLGLRASNTVPIELDDCKVPADALLGSEGEGFKIAMMALDGGRIGIASQAVGIATAALEEATQYARERKQFGRSIGDYEAIQWSLADGRTELDAARALTLRAAWLKEKGRPFSAEAAMAKLYASEASNRICQRALQIHGGYGYVRDFAVERHLRDARVTTIYEGTSEIQRIVIARSATR; this comes from the coding sequence ATGGACCTCGAGCCGAACGAGACCGAGGCGCTCGTCCAGCGCACGGCCCGCGACTACGCCGAGCGGGTGATCCGGCCCGTCGCGGCCGATCTCGACCGTGACAAGGACATCCCGCGCGACATCCTGCGAGGGCTCGCCGATCTCGGCCTGATGGGCGTGAACGTGCCCGCGGCGCTCGGCGGGGCCGAGGCGGGCGTCGTGGCGTACGCGCTGGCGATGATGGAGATCGCGCGTGCGTGCGCCTCCACGGCCGTGACGATGAGCGTGACGAACATGGTCGCGGAGGTGATCGCGCGGTTCGGCACGGAGGCGCAGCGCGCGACGTACGTGCCGCGGATCTGCGCGGGCGAGTACGCGGCCGGGTCGTTCGCCCTGAGCGAGCCGGAGGCAGGCAGTGATCCCGGCTCGATGCGGACCGTGGCCGAGCGGACCGAGGATGGCTGGGTGCTGCGCGGGCAAAAGCAGTGGATCACGAACGGCGCGTGGGCGGGCGTGTTCGTGGTCTGGGCGCGCACGGGCGGGCCGGGGACGCGTGGTCTGTCGGCGTTCCTCGTGGAGGGCGGGACGCCGGGGCTCCGGTGCGGCCGGCCCGAGGACAAACTGGGGCTGCGCGCGTCGAACACGGTGCCGATCGAGCTCGACGACTGCAAGGTGCCGGCGGACGCGCTGCTCGGCAGCGAGGGCGAGGGCTTCAAGATCGCGATGATGGCGCTCGACGGCGGGCGCATCGGGATCGCGTCGCAGGCCGTGGGCATCGCGACGGCGGCGCTCGAGGAGGCCACGCAGTACGCGCGCGAGCGCAAGCAGTTCGGCCGGTCGATCGGCGACTACGAGGCGATCCAGTGGTCGCTCGCCGATGGCCGGACGGAGCTCGACGCGGCGCGGGCGCTCACGCTGCGCGCGGCGTGGCTCAAGGAGAAGGGGCGGCCGTTCTCGGCCGAGGCGGCGATGGCGAAGCTCTACGCGAGCGAGGCGTCGAACCGGATCTGCCAGCGGGCGCTGCAGATCCACGGCGGCTACGGCTACGTGCGTGACTTCGCGGTGGAGCGTCACCTGCGCGACGCGCGCGTGACGACGATCTACGAGGGGACGAGCGAGATCCAGCGGATCGTGATCGCCCGGAGCGCGACGCGCTGA
- the hxsC4 gene encoding radical SAM protein HxsC4 has translation MSDGANAAEPTIAERLSTREERIHVSIGAVCNNNCIFCMEEDRDGRYVNNSAMTTERVRWILEQNQGSEEVCFTSGEPTTRPELPDLVSMAKGLGYRKISVMTNGRRLSHLPYAALLAKAGMNRFYVSIHGHTKKLHEGLTRTPDSFEQTAAGLASIAKLKRFGVELHTSTVLTDRNLPHMLDIYRFLRQCGVDQVVFNVMQANGRADTYFEQIFPRYTDTADAFRRFLAEVGEARPMAFLVDIPLCTTEGVADFNRGYVERYRHFDLGDKANLDAARAPERAADGRGRGLVLVTRQDLDEAQRDKRQACGTCKYGPQCEGVWRNYLKRYGWDEFEPILGTPNAQ, from the coding sequence TTGTCCGACGGAGCCAACGCTGCCGAGCCGACCATCGCGGAGCGGCTCTCCACCCGCGAGGAGCGTATCCACGTCTCCATCGGCGCCGTCTGCAACAACAACTGCATCTTCTGCATGGAGGAAGATCGCGACGGCCGCTACGTGAACAACTCGGCGATGACCACCGAGCGCGTGCGGTGGATCCTCGAGCAGAACCAGGGCTCCGAGGAGGTCTGCTTCACCTCGGGTGAACCCACGACGCGCCCCGAGCTACCCGACCTCGTGTCGATGGCCAAGGGCCTCGGCTACCGCAAGATCAGCGTGATGACGAACGGCCGGCGCCTCTCGCACCTGCCCTACGCCGCGCTGCTCGCGAAGGCCGGGATGAACCGGTTCTACGTCTCGATCCACGGCCACACGAAGAAGCTCCACGAGGGCCTCACCCGCACCCCCGACAGCTTCGAGCAGACCGCCGCCGGCCTCGCCTCGATCGCCAAGCTCAAGCGCTTCGGCGTCGAGCTCCACACCTCGACGGTGCTCACGGACCGGAACCTCCCGCACATGCTCGACATCTACCGCTTCCTGCGGCAGTGCGGCGTCGATCAGGTCGTCTTCAACGTGATGCAGGCGAACGGCCGCGCGGACACGTACTTCGAGCAGATCTTCCCGCGCTACACGGACACCGCCGACGCGTTCCGGCGCTTCCTCGCGGAGGTCGGCGAGGCGCGGCCGATGGCGTTCCTCGTGGACATCCCGCTCTGCACGACGGAGGGCGTCGCCGACTTCAACCGCGGGTACGTCGAGCGCTACCGGCACTTCGACCTCGGCGATAAGGCAAACCTCGACGCGGCGCGCGCGCCCGAGCGTGCCGCGGACGGGCGTGGCCGGGGGCTCGTCCTCGTCACACGGCAAGATCTCGACGAGGCCCAGCGGGACAAACGGCAGGCGTGCGGAACGTGCAAATACGGGCCGCAATGCGAGGGTGTCTGGCGCAACTACCTCAAGCGGTACGGCTGGGACGAGTTCGAGCCGATCCTTGGGACCCCAAACGCTCAGTGA
- a CDS encoding sensor histidine kinase, translating to MFQSAPHSGPHSGPHSGPHSLGPSSVIVGGRKSDVPPIPQDPEGHRKWLIEELERTRARLLQADRLATLGTIAAGVGHELNNVAAVLTHTATFIRMRAHAGKPPEPDDLVALERGVAHLTEHARNLLHLGTPSQDRQEVLDLMTVISGVLSMLHVSGRTKRVSIMTNAPPAPVRVAMSRTKLEQIFVNLITNAADAVIEQPPEGRLIRIEVSENRESGRAVCLVEDAGTGISPEILARVFETYFTTKPSGKGTGLGLSVVKTLLEAVGGYIEIESELGKGTAVRFDLPLCT from the coding sequence ATGTTCCAGAGCGCCCCGCACTCGGGGCCGCACTCGGGCCCGCACTCGGGCCCGCACAGCCTGGGCCCTTCGAGCGTGATCGTGGGGGGCCGCAAGAGCGACGTGCCGCCGATCCCGCAGGATCCCGAGGGGCACCGCAAATGGCTCATCGAGGAGCTCGAGCGCACGCGCGCGCGCCTGCTCCAGGCCGACCGGCTCGCCACGCTCGGCACCATCGCCGCGGGCGTCGGGCACGAGCTCAACAACGTCGCCGCCGTCCTCACCCACACCGCGACCTTCATCCGCATGCGCGCCCACGCGGGCAAGCCGCCGGAGCCCGATGATCTCGTGGCCCTCGAGCGCGGCGTCGCGCACCTGACCGAGCACGCGCGGAACCTCCTGCACCTCGGCACGCCAAGCCAGGATCGGCAGGAGGTCCTCGACCTGATGACCGTCATCTCGGGCGTGCTCTCGATGCTCCACGTCTCGGGCCGCACGAAGCGCGTCAGCATCATGACGAACGCGCCGCCGGCGCCCGTGCGCGTGGCCATGAGCCGCACGAAGCTCGAACAGATCTTCGTCAACCTCATCACGAACGCCGCGGACGCGGTGATCGAGCAGCCGCCGGAGGGGCGGCTCATCCGCATCGAGGTGAGCGAGAACCGCGAGTCGGGGCGCGCGGTCTGCCTCGTCGAGGACGCGGGGACGGGCATCTCGCCCGAGATCCTCGCGCGTGTCTTCGAGACCTATTTCACGACGAAACCTTCGGGCAAAGGCACGGGCCTCGGTCTCTCCGTCGTCAAGACCCTCCTCGAGGCCGTCGGCGGATACATCGAGATCGAGAGCGAACTCGGCAAGGGAACGGCTGTGCGCTTCGATCTCCCGCTCTGCACGTGA
- a CDS encoding AgmX/PglI C-terminal domain-containing protein produces the protein MMKSNERSLGIGSLRARIAALAALASLAGCGGEVAVNKPPDTGGTDTSTSGGSGGANFEAEIGALDQDKVQSTLQRTSDKLSACFHNGVRRIPFMGGEIRFALRIAQGGTATVAYLKESTLGDRDTESCMLGALRGASWPSPVGGKEGLAEGGFSFDPSADERPPVSLDPGRLGKELPKAQQALATCRAGQGAGPIKATMYLDTDGKPLAVGVSSADPKGDAAATCIVEALRGMSFPSPGSYAGKVSLVAE, from the coding sequence ATGATGAAGAGCAACGAAAGAAGCCTGGGTATTGGTTCTCTTCGGGCCCGAATCGCCGCGCTCGCGGCGCTCGCCTCGCTCGCGGGTTGCGGGGGCGAGGTGGCGGTGAACAAGCCGCCGGACACGGGCGGCACGGATACCTCGACGAGCGGCGGGAGCGGCGGCGCCAACTTCGAAGCCGAGATCGGCGCGCTCGATCAAGACAAGGTGCAATCGACGCTGCAGCGCACCTCGGACAAACTCAGCGCGTGTTTCCACAACGGCGTGCGCCGCATCCCCTTCATGGGCGGCGAGATCCGCTTCGCCTTGCGGATCGCGCAGGGCGGAACGGCCACCGTCGCGTATCTCAAGGAGTCGACGCTCGGCGATCGCGACACCGAGTCGTGCATGCTGGGCGCGCTGCGCGGCGCGAGCTGGCCTTCTCCCGTGGGTGGAAAGGAAGGCCTCGCCGAGGGCGGCTTCTCCTTCGACCCGAGCGCCGACGAGCGTCCGCCCGTCTCGCTCGACCCGGGTCGCCTGGGCAAGGAGCTCCCCAAGGCCCAGCAAGCCCTCGCCACGTGCCGCGCGGGCCAGGGCGCGGGCCCGATCAAGGCCACGATGTACCTCGACACCGACGGCAAGCCCCTCGCCGTGGGCGTGTCGAGCGCCGATCCCAAGGGCGATGCCGCGGCCACGTGCATCGTCGAAGCGCTGCGCGGCATGAGCTTCCCGTCGCCTGGAAGTTACGCAGGCAAGGTGTCCCTCGTCGCGGAGTGA
- a CDS encoding acyl-CoA dehydrogenase family protein — translation MERNLFREEHELFRTSFRRFIDREVKPHQERWMEQGSVDREAWRKAGEGGFLCPSLDPAYGGAGGDFLHSVIVIEEMARAYDAGFAMSLHSDVVVPYIETFGTEEQKQRWLPGCASGEIVTAIAMTEPGTGSDLAGLATTAVRDGDHYVLNGAKTFISNGILCDICIVAAKTDSNPENAHRGISLFVVEAGTPGFVKGKKLRKMGLPSQDTSELSFEDCRVPVKNLLGEEGGGFVMLMKKLQQERLVVAIGCQAGAERILEDTVAYCKERKAFGKPIAKFQNTQFKLAECATKVEVGRTFLDRLIAEHVAGKYLVKECSMAKLWQSEMLGEVVDECLQFFGGYGYMLEYPVTRAYMDARVQRIFAGTNEIMKVIIAKQMGL, via the coding sequence ATGGAAAGAAACCTTTTCCGCGAAGAGCACGAGCTGTTCCGAACGTCCTTCCGCCGGTTCATCGACCGCGAGGTCAAGCCGCACCAGGAGCGGTGGATGGAGCAGGGGAGCGTCGACCGCGAGGCGTGGCGCAAGGCGGGGGAGGGGGGCTTCCTCTGCCCGTCGCTCGATCCGGCCTACGGCGGCGCGGGCGGTGATTTCCTCCATTCGGTGATCGTGATCGAGGAGATGGCCCGGGCTTACGACGCCGGCTTCGCGATGTCGCTGCACTCGGACGTCGTGGTGCCGTACATCGAGACCTTCGGCACGGAGGAGCAGAAGCAGCGCTGGCTGCCCGGCTGCGCGTCCGGGGAGATCGTGACAGCGATCGCGATGACGGAGCCGGGGACGGGCAGCGATCTTGCGGGGCTCGCGACGACGGCCGTGCGTGACGGCGACCATTACGTCTTGAATGGGGCGAAGACGTTCATCTCGAACGGCATTCTCTGCGACATCTGCATCGTGGCGGCGAAGACGGATTCGAATCCGGAGAACGCGCACCGGGGCATCAGCCTGTTCGTCGTGGAGGCGGGGACGCCGGGGTTCGTGAAGGGCAAGAAGCTGCGCAAGATGGGGCTGCCCTCGCAGGACACGTCGGAGCTCTCCTTCGAGGATTGCCGCGTGCCCGTGAAGAACCTCCTCGGCGAGGAGGGCGGGGGGTTCGTGATGCTGATGAAGAAGCTCCAGCAGGAGCGGCTCGTCGTGGCGATCGGGTGTCAGGCGGGGGCGGAGCGGATCCTCGAGGACACGGTCGCGTATTGCAAGGAGCGCAAGGCGTTCGGCAAGCCGATCGCGAAGTTCCAGAACACGCAATTCAAGCTGGCCGAGTGCGCGACGAAGGTCGAAGTGGGCCGCACGTTCCTCGATCGCCTCATCGCGGAGCACGTCGCGGGCAAGTACCTCGTGAAGGAGTGCTCGATGGCGAAGCTCTGGCAATCGGAGATGCTCGGCGAGGTGGTCGACGAGTGCCTGCAGTTCTTCGGTGGGTATGGCTACATGCTCGAATACCCGGTGACGCGGGCTTACATGGATGCGCGCGTGCAGCGGATCTTCGCCGGGACGAACGAGATCATGAAGGTGATCATCGCGAAGCAGATGGGGCTCTGA
- a CDS encoding serine/threonine-protein kinase, with product MRISVRPPGVDNLDDLEAQHHTTLQTLPSPQDLAYQAVAKAPPILRERTGGHVGLVLAGKYRLLARIGSGGMGEVYRAEHVTLRMPVAVKLLHYNISIEPDYVRRFYREARAATLLNHPNVVRVIDYGEDEGLPFLVMEYLVGVTLHSWLRDRDEAPPLTDVRDILGQVLDAFDVAHARGIVHRDLKPENIFLTDEGSKRTVKILDFGLAHVELPKEDDSGPTLTKPEAVGGTPEYMSPEQCHSLAVGPATDIYAIGCVLTAMLQGRPPFLGKNSIEIISAHLFLPPPPLARPTGSDPVPPLLEKLRLDMLAKQPERRPANAGVAKKRLEDALDPQSLATQLVTRKGNEPLGGRESRVPQWDGQRARAQDSTDPGHGLTEVGWIRMPSASGIDPSCVTGLASQGIYLIPLEALDDKGRANLAVVLIDAGTDVDGAAAKIVELARTQPRARVLVCASSLTPDRMTRLVSAGAADVASAPAGPDGLGKKIGRILRRGR from the coding sequence GTGCGCATCAGCGTCCGCCCGCCCGGGGTCGACAATCTCGACGATCTCGAAGCGCAGCACCACACGACGCTGCAAACCCTCCCCTCCCCCCAGGACCTCGCGTACCAAGCCGTCGCGAAGGCCCCCCCGATCCTCCGGGAGCGCACGGGCGGGCACGTCGGCCTCGTCCTCGCGGGCAAGTATCGCCTCCTCGCCCGGATCGGCTCGGGCGGCATGGGCGAGGTCTACCGCGCCGAGCACGTGACCTTGCGCATGCCGGTCGCGGTGAAACTGCTCCATTACAACATCTCGATCGAGCCCGACTACGTGCGGAGGTTTTACCGCGAAGCCCGGGCCGCGACGCTGCTCAACCACCCGAACGTGGTTCGCGTCATCGATTACGGCGAAGACGAAGGGTTGCCCTTCCTGGTCATGGAATACCTCGTCGGGGTCACGCTGCATTCGTGGCTCCGCGACCGGGACGAGGCGCCGCCGCTCACCGACGTACGGGACATCCTCGGGCAGGTCCTCGACGCCTTCGACGTGGCGCACGCGCGCGGCATCGTGCACCGGGACCTGAAACCGGAAAACATCTTCCTGACGGACGAGGGCAGCAAGCGCACCGTCAAGATCCTCGATTTTGGTCTCGCGCACGTCGAGCTGCCCAAGGAAGACGATAGCGGCCCGACGCTCACGAAGCCCGAGGCCGTGGGCGGCACGCCCGAGTACATGAGCCCCGAGCAATGTCATTCGCTCGCCGTCGGCCCCGCGACGGACATTTATGCGATCGGGTGTGTCCTGACGGCGATGCTGCAAGGCAGGCCGCCCTTCCTCGGGAAAAACTCCATCGAGATCATCTCGGCGCACCTGTTCTTGCCGCCGCCGCCGCTCGCACGCCCGACCGGCTCGGACCCCGTGCCGCCGCTGCTCGAAAAGTTACGCCTCGACATGCTCGCCAAGCAACCGGAGCGCAGGCCAGCAAACGCCGGGGTGGCCAAAAAGCGGCTCGAGGACGCGCTCGACCCCCAGTCGCTCGCGACGCAGCTCGTCACGCGCAAAGGAAACGAGCCGCTCGGCGGCCGGGAGTCACGCGTGCCGCAATGGGACGGGCAACGTGCCCGCGCCCAAGATTCAACGGATCCAGGACACGGGCTCACGGAGGTCGGATGGATCCGGATGCCCAGCGCGTCGGGCATCGACCCTTCGTGCGTCACGGGCCTCGCCTCCCAAGGCATCTATCTGATCCCGCTCGAAGCCCTCGACGACAAGGGCCGAGCGAACCTCGCCGTGGTGCTCATCGACGCAGGCACGGACGTGGACGGCGCAGCCGCGAAGATCGTCGAGCTCGCCCGGACCCAGCCGCGGGCGCGGGTCCTCGTCTGCGCATCGTCGCTCACGCCCGACCGCATGACGCGGCTCGTCTCAGCAGGCGCAGCCGACGTGGCGAGCGCGCCGGCGGGGCCGGATGGATTGGGGAAGAAGATTGGGCGGATCTTGAGACGGGGGCGGTAG